From one Cydia strobilella chromosome 24, ilCydStro3.1, whole genome shotgun sequence genomic stretch:
- the LOC134752527 gene encoding uncharacterized protein LOC134752527 — translation MIFKRLTWELAQGTGLNPRQYGFTAQKSTEDALYDVITYAKEGLNSKMLTAIVSLDIEGAFDGAWWPIILRELGTHCGDQWLMGIVSSYLEDRNVTLNYLGKTVRRRTERGCIQGSIGGPLLWNLQLDPLLREAEGGSAQLQAFADDIVIMARANTTEELNRKINDALEMVARWGMKHKLRFAPHKTQAILITRKLKYDTPTFQMMSTQIALDNKLKLLGLTIDENLGFGLHIENVSTKALNLFKVVSRMAKTRWGLNPDILKTIYYTVVEPTILYAAGAWGSVATRVHARKKLDRITRAFGIKIAKAHRTVSTVSAAILSQIIPLDLRLQEQKELYEVKRGKTLPELPEGKLQPRAHPSILPHPADRKRLTFSLTKTEEDLTEGPSQGDTWRVYTDGSKIQGKVGGAITWWSGGEERDSTSFRLADHCSVYQAEMMALYQATSMAKDKEHRTVIYCDSRSSLQAVADPNSLNPIAVKIRENLEEALTWGNPIELSWIKAHVGLEGNERADQLAKAAALDPEKTPLYNKFPLSFAKRIIRARTLRRWQSRYEETERASGTKLFFRDVRGAKRIMERLGNRNTIAQLLTGHGGFKQYLHRFKLSNDPHCSCDGQTVETVTHILTECPRYGPERYACECAIDMSVTEGNFVRMLEDDGIRKHFVDFAEGVIRRAARQNGATAV, via the coding sequence atgatttttaaaagACTGACGTGGGAGCTAGCGCAGGGAACAGGCCTAAATCCCAGACAATACGGCTTCACGGCGCAAAAAAGCACAGAGGACGCGCTGTACGATGTCATAACCTACGCGAAGGAGGGGCTGAATAGTAAAATGTTGACGGCCATAGTCTCCCTGGATATAGAGGGCGCGTTCGACGGAGCTTGGTGGCCAATAATCCTGAGGGAACTAGGTACCCACTGCGGAGACCAGTGGCTGATGGGCATCGTCTCCAGCTACTTGGAAGACAGGAACGTGACCCTCAACTATCTCGGGAAGACGGTCAGGCGGAGAACCGAAAGAGGATGCATCCAAGGCTCGATCGGAGGGCCACTGCTGTGGAACTTGCAGCTGGACCCCCTGCTGCGAGAGGCTGAAGGGGGAAGCGCCCAGCTGCAGGCTTTCGCAGATGATATAGTCATCATGGCGAGGGCAAACACCACTGAGGAACTCAACAGGAAGATCAATGACGCGTTAGAAATGGTTGCAAGATGGGGCATGAAGCATAAGCTCCGGTTCGCCCCACACAAGACACAAGCGATCTTAATAACGCGCAAATTAAAATATGACACGCCAACATTCCAGATGATGTCGACACAAATCGCCCTGGACAATAAACTAAAACTTCTAGGTCTCACAATAGACGAAAACCTGGGGTTCGGACTCCACATAGAGAATGTCTCCACCAAGGCACTGAACCTTTTTAAAGTGGTAAGCAGAATGGCAAAGACTCGATGGGGATTAAACCCGGATATATTGAAAACCATTTATTACACCGTAGTTGAGCCTACAATACTCTACGCTGCTGGGGCCTGGGGAAGTGTAGCAACTAGGGTCCACGCCAGGAAAAAACTAGACAGGATAACCAGAGCTTTCGGTATAAAAATAGCCAAAGCCCACCGCACAGTATCCACTGTCTCAGCGGCAATCCTGTCACAAATAATACCACTGGACCTTAGGCTGCAGGAGCAAAAGGAGCTCTATGAGGTAAAGAGAGGCAAAACCCTCCCGGAGTTGCCGGAAGGGAAACTGCAGCCTAGGGCCCACCCGTCGATACTCCCGCATCCGGCAGATAGGAAACGACTCACCTTTAGCCTCACAAAAACCGAGGAGGACTTGACGGAGGGGCCCTCCCAGGGGGACACCTGGAGGGTCTACACGGATGGCAGCAAAATCCAAGGAAAGGTAGGCGGCGCGATAACATGGTGGTCGGGAGGGGAGGAGCGGGACAGTACGAGCTTCAGGCTAGCGGATCACTGTTCGGTGTACCAAGCCGAAATGATGGCACTCTACCAAGCCACGAGCATGGCGAAGGACAAGGAACACCGGACAGTGATCTACTGTGACTCTAGGTCCTCACTTCAGGCAGTTGCCGACCCAAACTCCCTTAACCCGATAGCAGTAAAAATCAGGGAAAACCTGGAGGAGGCCCTAACATGGGGAAATCCGATAGAGCTATCTTGGATAAAGGCGCACGTGGGCCTGGAAGGAAATGAGAGGGCGGACCAGCTAGCCAAGGCGGCGGCCCTAGACCCGGAAAAGACCCCGCTGTATAACAAATTCCCTCTCTCGTTCGCAAAAAGAATAATAAGAGCCAGGACCCTGAGAAGGTGGCAAAGTAGATATGAGGAGACGGAAAGAGCCTCAGGCACGAAGCTGTTCTTCCGGGATGTGCGGGGCGCTAAAAGGATTATGGAGAGACTGGGTAACAGGAACACCATCGCACAACTACTAACAGGGCACGGGGGCTTCAAACAATACCTCCACAGGTTCAAGCTGAGTAACGACCCCCATTGCTCCTGCGACGGACAAACCGTGGAGACAGTTACACACATCCTCACGGAATGCCCAAGGTATGGCCCCGAGCGGTACGCCTGTGAGTGCGCAATAGATATGAGTGTTACGGAGGGCAACTTCGTGAGGATGCTGGAGGACGACGGAATAAGGAAACACTTCGTGGACTTCGCGGAGGGCGTCATAAGGAGAGCGGCGAGACAGAACGGAGCCACGGCAGTATAG